In Girardinichthys multiradiatus isolate DD_20200921_A chromosome 18, DD_fGirMul_XY1, whole genome shotgun sequence, a single window of DNA contains:
- the trappc4 gene encoding trafficking protein particle complex subunit 4, which yields MVIFSVYVVNKAGGLIYQYDNYVPRTDVEKTFSHPLDLVLKHHDEKVIVSFGQRDGIKVGHALLSINGVDVLGKNTADGRDILEYLKDPANYPVSIRFGRARLSSNEKLMLASMFHSLFAIGSQLSPEVGSSGIEMLETDVFKLHCFQTLTGIKFIVLADPRQSGIDALLKKIYEIYSDFALKNPFYSLEMPIRCELFDQNLKSALEVAEKAGNFGAGS from the exons ATGGTGATTTTCAGTGTTTATGTCGTGAATAAAGCTGGGGGATTAATTTATCAGTATGACAACTATGTGCCGAGAACTGATGTGGAGAAGACCTTCAGCCACCCTTTAGACCTGGTGCTAAAACATCATGATGAGAAAGTCATCGTATCGTTTGGACAGCGGGACGGAATTAAAG TGGGACACGCTTTACTGTCCATCAATGGAGTTGATGTACTCGGAAAAAACACAGCCGATGGAAGGGATATCCTTGAATACTTAAAGGACCCAGCTAATTATCCGGTGTCGATCCGGTTTGGACGGGCTCGCCTTAGCTCTAACGAGAAGCTGATGCTAGCCTCCATGTTTCACTC GTTATTTGCCATAGGTTCACAGTTGTCTCCTGAAGTCGGCAGTTCAGGCATCGAGATGCTGGAAACAGATGTGTTCAAACTCCACTGTTTTCAGACTCTTACAG GGATAAAGTTTATAGTGCTGGCAGACCCTCGACAATCTGGCATCGACGCACTGTTGAAAAAGATTTACGAGATCTACTCAGACTTTGCCCTCAAGAACCCGTTCTACTCCCTGGAAATGCCCATCAG GTGTGAACTGTTTGAtcagaatctgaaaagtgcacTGGAGGTTGCAGAGAAAGCTGGAAACTTTGGAGCTGGGTCCTAA
- the rps25 gene encoding 40S ribosomal protein S25 codes for MPPKQDKKKDAGKSKKDKDPVNKSGGKAKKKKWSKGKVRDKLNNLVLFDKATYDKLYKEVPNYKLITPAVVSERLKIRGSLARNALQELLAKGMIKLVSKHRAQLIYTRNTKGGDEEAAAAEKA; via the exons ATG CCTCCTAAGCAGGACAAGAAAAAGGATGCTGGGAAGTCCAAGAAGGACAAGGACCCAGTCAACAAGTCTGGAGGCAAAGCCAAGAAGAAG AAGTGGTCCAAGGGAAAAGTGAGGGACAAGCTCAACAACTTGGTCCTCTTCGACAAGGCAACCTACGACAAGTTGTACAAAGAAGTTCCTAACTACAAGCTCATCACGCCCGCTGTTGTGTCGGAAAGGCTGAAGATCCGTGGCTCCCTCGCCAGGAACGCCCTCCAGGAACTGCTCGCCAAAG GCATGATCAAACTGGTGTCCAAACACAGAGCTCAGCTGATTTACACGCGTAACACCAAGGGTGGAGATGAggaggcagcagcagcagagaaagCATAA